A window of Puniceicoccaceae bacterium contains these coding sequences:
- a CDS encoding aminopeptidase, whose protein sequence is MSLTNFDQLLDAYANLAIKVGVNIQPGQRLLIRAPIESANFVRKMTECAYRAGSPLVSVLYSDDQLTLKRFENAPTGSFETFPEWEADAMVACAKRGDAFIKVAATDPDLLKDQNQDDVASAIRSAQRHMAEYMQYPMSDAVPWLVISVPVAPWATKVFPELDEASAIDRLWEAMFKACRVDQPNPVDAWRRHIAELKVRSDYLNAKAYDRLHYRGNGTDIVLGLPRGHIWKSGQSVAKSGVTFVANLPTEEVFTMGDRNRADGVVKSSKPLSYSGNIIDDFTLRFEKGRVVEATAKKGQDTLRKLVETDEGSARLGEIALVPHRSPISDSGILYYNTLFDENAASHLALGRAYRFNLKGGKEMSDAAFTEAGGNDSLVHVDFMIGNETLDIDGILMDGAVEPVMRAGAWAF, encoded by the coding sequence ATGAGCCTGACAAACTTCGACCAACTACTCGATGCCTACGCCAATCTCGCAATCAAGGTGGGCGTCAACATCCAACCCGGACAGCGCTTGTTGATCCGGGCGCCGATCGAATCCGCCAATTTTGTTCGAAAGATGACCGAATGCGCCTATCGCGCAGGTTCACCTCTCGTTTCCGTGCTCTACAGCGACGATCAGCTCACCCTGAAGCGTTTTGAGAATGCGCCAACTGGCAGTTTTGAAACTTTCCCAGAGTGGGAGGCCGACGCGATGGTTGCCTGTGCAAAGCGCGGTGATGCCTTTATCAAGGTCGCTGCCACCGACCCCGACCTGCTCAAGGATCAAAATCAGGATGATGTGGCCAGTGCAATCCGCTCCGCTCAGCGCCACATGGCTGAATACATGCAGTATCCGATGAGCGATGCCGTACCGTGGTTGGTGATTTCAGTCCCGGTCGCGCCGTGGGCAACCAAGGTGTTTCCCGAACTGGACGAAGCATCCGCCATCGACCGTCTCTGGGAGGCGATGTTCAAAGCCTGCCGCGTCGATCAGCCCAATCCTGTCGATGCGTGGCGGCGCCACATCGCCGAACTCAAGGTGCGCTCGGATTACCTGAATGCAAAGGCCTATGACCGCCTGCACTATCGCGGAAACGGCACGGATATCGTGCTCGGACTACCCAGAGGACACATTTGGAAATCGGGTCAGAGCGTGGCCAAATCAGGAGTCACATTTGTCGCCAACCTTCCAACTGAAGAGGTGTTCACGATGGGGGACCGCAATCGTGCGGATGGGGTGGTGAAATCCTCCAAACCCCTCAGCTACAGCGGGAACATCATCGACGACTTCACGCTCCGCTTCGAGAAGGGACGCGTTGTCGAGGCCACCGCCAAAAAGGGACAGGATACGTTGCGCAAGTTGGTTGAAACCGACGAAGGTTCCGCCCGGCTTGGTGAAATTGCCCTCGTGCCGCACCGCTCACCCATTTCGGATTCGGGCATTCTGTACTACAATACGCTCTTTGATGAAAACGCTGCCAGCCACTTGGCACTGGGTCGCGCGTACCGCTTCAATCTCAAGGGCGGCAAGGAAATGTCGGATGCCGCATTTACCGAGGCAGGTGGCAACGACAGTCTGGTGCATGTCGATTTCATGATTGGGAATGAGACGCTGGATATCGACGGCATCCTGATGGATGGTGCGGTGGAACCCGTGATGCGTGCAGGCGCCTGGGCATTCTGA
- a CDS encoding HAD family phosphatase has product MHQARTSSSTPVQTVLFDWGGVIIENPVEGILNHVRQHIPGIAPDAFEGNAMVAFQKGELEELEFWHRAGAPTSMSLESFGGSLWRQAFEHSYEERPEVLHIAQILQQNGIRTAVLSNTEKPSVAMLMDRGYTCFDTYCFSCDWGMVKPEHRIYERCLQTLKVDEASSVLFIDDKSENIAAAQALGIRGHVMTTIAGLNGCLRGHELPCLPGL; this is encoded by the coding sequence ATGCATCAAGCCCGCACATCCTCATCCACTCCTGTCCAGACGGTATTGTTTGATTGGGGTGGAGTCATTATTGAAAATCCGGTCGAAGGCATTTTGAACCATGTCCGTCAGCACATCCCGGGCATTGCACCGGATGCATTTGAGGGGAATGCGATGGTGGCCTTTCAGAAGGGAGAGCTTGAGGAATTGGAATTCTGGCACCGGGCTGGTGCACCAACGTCGATGAGTCTGGAGTCTTTTGGAGGAAGTCTCTGGCGGCAGGCCTTTGAGCACAGCTATGAGGAACGACCGGAAGTGCTTCACATCGCACAGATTCTGCAACAGAACGGCATTCGTACCGCTGTCCTGTCGAACACGGAAAAGCCCTCTGTTGCGATGCTGATGGATCGCGGCTACACCTGTTTTGACACGTACTGTTTTTCCTGTGACTGGGGAATGGTGAAACCGGAGCACCGTATCTACGAGCGTTGTTTGCAGACCTTGAAGGTCGACGAAGCGAGCAGTGTGCTGTTCATCGATGACAAGTCCGAGAATATTGCTGCTGCCCAGGCTTTGGGCATACGCGGACACGTGATGACCACTATTGCTGGGTTGAATGGATGTCTGCGCGGGCATGAACTGCCCTGTCTCCCGGGGCTTTGA
- a CDS encoding ATP-binding cassette domain-containing protein: MKNCPSGRTISTYTIMLLQLSGVTLKRGITILNNIHWAMESGQNWVVLGSNGSGKTSLLNVLLGFEQPTSGRFMLLGKPFGTTPWHDIRKQVGVVSMTLSQRIQADQLAQNVVIAGKQAQLNTWTSVLEKELDEARRWLYLVGIEHLAERPWGVLSQGERQRLMIARALIAQPKLLILDEPCAGLDPVARETFLDFMQDTLTAEFRIPTVLITHHVEEIMPMFTHVLLMKSGQVLDRGSKTQVLTSQKLSNTFGANVTLRNHHHRYTLEFPFTRSDSSTSSTHSPSSDPGSGRPLNA, translated from the coding sequence ATGAAAAACTGTCCATCCGGGAGAACGATTTCAACCTACACCATCATGTTGCTTCAACTCAGCGGCGTCACCCTGAAGCGGGGGATCACTATTCTCAACAACATCCACTGGGCTATGGAGTCCGGTCAAAACTGGGTGGTACTCGGCAGTAATGGATCTGGGAAAACTTCTTTGCTCAATGTGCTGCTGGGCTTTGAGCAACCCACATCCGGACGCTTCATGCTGTTGGGTAAACCCTTCGGAACCACTCCCTGGCACGACATTCGCAAACAGGTTGGTGTCGTCAGCATGACACTCAGCCAGCGGATTCAGGCCGATCAGCTCGCCCAGAATGTGGTCATCGCCGGAAAACAGGCACAACTGAACACGTGGACTTCGGTTTTGGAAAAGGAACTCGATGAGGCGAGGCGTTGGCTCTATCTGGTGGGCATCGAACACCTGGCCGAACGGCCATGGGGTGTGCTCTCCCAGGGAGAACGTCAGCGCCTGATGATCGCGCGTGCACTGATCGCACAACCCAAACTGCTCATCCTCGATGAACCCTGTGCTGGTCTGGATCCCGTCGCCCGCGAAACTTTTCTCGATTTCATGCAGGATACGCTGACAGCCGAATTTCGCATTCCCACGGTTCTGATCACGCACCATGTCGAGGAGATCATGCCGATGTTTACTCACGTGCTGCTGATGAAATCCGGGCAGGTCCTCGACCGCGGATCCAAAACACAGGTTCTGACAAGCCAAAAACTGTCCAATACCTTTGGTGCCAATGTCACATTGCGAAACCATCACCATCGCTACACGCTGGAATTTCCATTCACGCGCAGTGACTCCTCCACCAGTTCAACCCATTCTCCATCGAGCGATCCAGGATCCGGCAGACCACTCAATGCCTGA
- a CDS encoding DNA alkylation repair protein, protein MAEPFKNNIHPELIESMSVQFARHFPGFERERFVSIACDQIEQRELKDRCMQIVVAMEATLPEDFEVAARGIGASLGPPLDAEVNGGEVEGITGWAVMALQEYVGRNGLDHLEVSLDLLKAMTSRLTSEFGIRPFLDAFPLQTLRILQRWVKDPSPHVRRLVSEGARPRLPWGLQLKRFIADPSPMLPFLESLKDDPSEYVRRSVANHLNDIAKDHPELVCRIAERWWVDADIQRQRLIRHALRTLVKKGNARALAVLGFHPAKIEMTAIRVEPNPVSMGQKLRFETTIQSIAAVSQRLVIDYAIHYVKANGERRAKVFKGTTCELEPGGVVSFQRSHSFAPVTTRTYYSGEHLLEILVNGKSEGCQSFTLIEAAD, encoded by the coding sequence ATGGCCGAACCTTTCAAGAACAACATCCACCCTGAGCTGATTGAATCAATGTCCGTGCAATTTGCGCGTCACTTTCCTGGATTTGAAAGGGAGCGATTTGTCAGCATTGCCTGTGATCAGATCGAACAGCGTGAACTGAAGGATCGCTGCATGCAAATTGTCGTTGCAATGGAAGCCACCCTGCCCGAGGACTTTGAAGTGGCTGCCCGGGGAATAGGTGCAAGTTTGGGACCACCGCTTGATGCGGAAGTCAACGGGGGCGAAGTGGAGGGAATCACGGGCTGGGCAGTGATGGCACTTCAGGAATATGTGGGCCGCAACGGACTCGACCACCTGGAAGTGTCCTTGGATCTGCTCAAAGCAATGACCTCACGTCTGACCTCGGAGTTTGGCATCCGCCCCTTCCTGGATGCTTTCCCGTTGCAGACCCTTCGCATCCTGCAACGCTGGGTGAAGGATCCATCCCCTCATGTGCGGCGATTGGTCAGCGAAGGCGCGCGCCCCCGTCTGCCGTGGGGGTTGCAGCTCAAGCGCTTCATTGCCGACCCATCACCGATGCTTCCCTTTCTGGAATCCCTCAAGGATGACCCGAGTGAATACGTGCGACGATCTGTGGCCAATCATCTCAATGACATCGCAAAGGATCACCCTGAGCTGGTCTGTCGAATTGCGGAGCGTTGGTGGGTGGATGCGGATATCCAGCGTCAGCGATTGATCCGGCATGCCCTTCGCACGCTGGTAAAAAAGGGAAATGCACGGGCGCTCGCGGTACTCGGTTTTCACCCCGCGAAAATCGAAATGACTGCGATTCGGGTGGAACCGAATCCGGTGTCCATGGGGCAGAAGCTACGCTTTGAGACCACGATACAGTCGATTGCAGCGGTTTCCCAGAGACTCGTGATCGACTATGCCATTCACTATGTGAAGGCCAATGGTGAGCGACGTGCCAAGGTGTTCAAAGGAACAACCTGCGAGCTTGAACCTGGCGGAGTGGTTTCCTTTCAGCGCAGTCACTCCTTTGCTCCGGTGACGACGCGCACCTACTACAGCGGAGAGCATTTGCTGGAGATTCTGGTCAATGGCAAATCTGAAGGCTGCCAGTCTTTTACGCTCATTGAAGCGGCGGACTGA